The following proteins are co-located in the Ignavibacteriales bacterium genome:
- a CDS encoding segregation/condensation protein A, which produces MYKIKLDHFEGPLDLLLFFIKRDELNIYDIPISKITKEFLEYVNLIKDLDLEIAGDFILMASTLMHIKVRLLLPREIDEKGDEIDPRADLIKALLEYKRYKEMAEEFSDFESEQRKISFRGNNEADPKESPADLNILLKNVTIYDLAKAFKKIIDEIKTEVVHEIKKINISIDEQISFILNKLEEIHELHFLSLVYEMHEKIRIVITFVALLELVKAGKIGIHESKNYNDFVILRLTDG; this is translated from the coding sequence ATGTATAAAATTAAATTAGATCATTTTGAAGGTCCGCTCGATTTGCTTCTGTTTTTTATTAAGCGGGACGAGTTGAATATTTATGACATCCCAATCTCAAAAATCACGAAGGAATTTTTAGAATATGTCAATCTTATTAAGGACCTTGATCTTGAAATCGCAGGTGATTTTATTTTAATGGCTTCAACACTGATGCACATAAAAGTAAGACTGCTTCTTCCACGAGAGATTGACGAGAAAGGCGATGAGATTGATCCGCGGGCGGATCTTATAAAAGCATTACTCGAATATAAACGCTATAAAGAAATGGCTGAAGAATTTTCTGACTTTGAATCCGAGCAGCGTAAAATCAGCTTCCGCGGGAATAATGAAGCTGACCCAAAAGAATCGCCTGCCGATTTGAACATCTTGTTAAAGAATGTAACTATTTATGATTTAGCCAAAGCATTCAAAAAAATAATTGACGAAATAAAAACGGAAGTTGTTCATGAAATAAAGAAAATAAATATTTCAATTGATGAACAGATTTCTTTTATACTTAATAAACTTGAAGAGATTCATGAACTGCACTTTTTAAGTCTTGTTTACGAAATGCACGAAAAAATCAGAATTGTCATTACTTTTGTTGCCTTGCTGGAACTAGTTAAAGCAGGGAAAATAGGTATTCATGAATCTAAAAATTATAATGATTTTGTAATATTGAGATTAACAGATGGATAG
- a CDS encoding HNH endonuclease codes for MLVFLGKAEVVVDDKRKSLRAVSKTFPWPSVIRLASFVTVPYKKVVLTRKNILRRDSYQCAYCGRSDLLLTIDHVIPKARGGTDSWENLICACTVCNNKKGDRTPTEAGMPLSKSPFKPSHIMFIKNVVGKLDENWKPFLYLS; via the coding sequence ATTCTTGTATTTCTTGGAAAAGCTGAAGTGGTTGTTGATGACAAAAGAAAATCTTTAAGGGCTGTATCCAAAACATTTCCATGGCCTAGCGTGATACGACTTGCAAGTTTTGTAACCGTTCCTTATAAAAAAGTTGTTTTAACGAGAAAAAATATTTTAAGGCGTGATAGCTACCAATGCGCCTACTGCGGCAGAAGCGATTTGCTTCTAACGATTGACCATGTTATTCCAAAAGCCCGCGGTGGTACTGATAGCTGGGAAAATCTGATTTGCGCTTGTACTGTTTGTAATAATAAAAAGGGTGATCGGACTCCGACCGAAGCCGGGATGCCGTTGTCGAAGAGCCCATTCAAACCGAGTCATATTATGTTTATTAAAAATGTTGTCGGTAAACTAGACGAGAATTGGAAACCATTTCTTTATCTATCTTAA
- the acpS gene encoding holo-ACP synthase codes for MVIGIGIDIIEIERIRYSIDTYKERFLNKVFTKNELEYCLSKSNKYQHFAARFAAKEAVYKALATGWHENLSWQNIEILNEANGMPLVNLSGKLSSFLSNDKSLKISMSHSKNYVTCVAIIYKLS; via the coding sequence ATGGTAATTGGAATTGGAATAGACATTATTGAGATAGAAAGAATCAGATATAGTATAGATACTTACAAAGAAAGATTTTTAAACAAAGTATTTACCAAAAATGAGTTGGAGTATTGCTTAAGCAAAAGTAATAAGTATCAGCATTTTGCAGCAAGATTTGCGGCGAAGGAAGCTGTCTATAAAGCATTGGCAACAGGCTGGCACGAAAATCTTAGCTGGCAAAATATTGAAATATTGAACGAAGCTAATGGAATGCCTTTAGTAAACTTAAGTGGAAAATTAAGTTCATTTCTTTCTAATGATAAAAGTTTAAAAATTTCTATGAGTCATTCAAAAAATTATGTCACCTGTGTGGCAATAATTTATAAACTTTCCTAA
- the dacB gene encoding D-alanyl-D-alanine carboxypeptidase/D-alanyl-D-alanine-endopeptidase, which yields MLNKYFHLLILIFAFTVNAQIRNENTTSDSIPKYAQLTIPELWSQIEDIFNDPSFNGAEWGVVIQSLANGEYFYKKNEDKLFTPASNLKILTTAAALFLLGEDYTYSTDVFYRGEIDGSILQGDLIIQGRGDPTLSARFHDGDMTAVFSNWADSLLRNGIDEIKGNIIGDDNYFDDIGLAPGWSWENESYWYSAPTSALSFNDNCVDLIIEPNRNKKTVDINILPDIKYVVILNNVEVLDDDSKASIDVYRERGTNVINVFGHIGAYADSFKTFVSVNNPTQFSVVTFKDVLKKKGIKVSGYPVDIDDISSPIDYSKANFLFSYHSPELKDIVKVINKNSYNLYAELLLKTIGLEIEGFGSTANGIKAEKTFLNEIGINPESIRLVDGSGLSRLNLISPRNIVAVLDYIYKSPYFIPFYNSLPIAGTDGTLGKRMTYSQTRNNVRAKTGFLEGVRSLSGYVYTGDKEPVAFSMIVNNYLVPDKLAENIQDLICLRLANFKRK from the coding sequence ATGTTAAATAAATATTTTCACTTATTGATACTGATATTTGCTTTCACGGTGAATGCACAGATTAGGAATGAGAACACTACTTCAGATTCTATTCCAAAATATGCTCAGCTTACCATTCCGGAACTCTGGTCACAAATAGAGGATATATTTAATGACCCGAGTTTTAATGGCGCAGAGTGGGGAGTGGTAATACAATCTCTTGCGAATGGAGAATATTTTTATAAAAAGAATGAGGATAAGCTTTTTACGCCTGCCTCAAATTTAAAAATTTTAACAACTGCTGCTGCACTATTTTTGCTTGGTGAAGATTATACTTACTCTACTGATGTATTTTACAGAGGTGAAATTGACGGGTCTATTCTGCAGGGTGATTTAATTATTCAGGGAAGGGGTGATCCAACTTTATCTGCAAGATTTCACGATGGCGACATGACGGCTGTGTTCAGTAACTGGGCTGACTCTCTGCTTCGCAATGGGATTGATGAAATTAAAGGCAACATTATCGGCGATGATAATTATTTTGATGATATCGGCTTGGCGCCAGGATGGTCGTGGGAAAATGAGAGCTATTGGTATTCTGCTCCAACGAGTGCTCTATCATTCAATGATAATTGCGTTGACTTAATAATCGAACCGAATAGGAATAAAAAAACAGTAGATATTAATATTCTTCCAGATATAAAATATGTTGTAATTCTGAATAATGTTGAAGTACTCGATGACGATTCAAAAGCCTCTATTGATGTTTACAGAGAACGCGGGACAAATGTGATAAATGTATTTGGTCATATCGGAGCTTATGCTGATTCTTTCAAAACATTCGTAAGTGTAAATAACCCTACCCAATTTTCTGTCGTCACTTTTAAAGACGTACTAAAAAAAAAGGGAATCAAAGTCAGTGGTTATCCTGTTGACATTGATGATATCAGCAGCCCGATTGATTATTCAAAAGCAAATTTTCTTTTTTCATATCATTCGCCTGAGCTAAAAGATATTGTAAAAGTGATTAATAAAAATTCTTACAATCTTTATGCTGAATTACTACTAAAAACGATCGGACTTGAAATAGAAGGTTTTGGTTCAACCGCTAACGGAATAAAAGCTGAAAAAACTTTTTTGAATGAGATAGGCATAAATCCTGAAAGTATCAGACTTGTTGACGGCAGCGGATTATCCAGGCTTAATCTCATTTCACCGCGCAATATTGTTGCGGTGCTTGATTACATCTACAAAAGTCCATACTTCATTCCTTTTTATAATTCACTACCAATCGCAGGCACAGATGGAACGCTCGGGAAACGCATGACTTATTCGCAGACGAGGAATAACGTACGTGCTAAAACCGGATTTCTCGAAGGCGTAAGAAGCCTTTCCGGGTATGTTTATACCGGTGATAAAGAACCAGTAGCCTTTTCGATGATTGTAAATAATTATCTTGTTCCCGATAAACTTGCAGAAAATATTCAGGATCTTATATGTTTAAGATTAGCAAACTTTAAAAGAAAATAA
- the trpS gene encoding tryptophan--tRNA ligase, whose amino-acid sequence MLMKRILSGMRPTGKLHLGHYVGALENWVKLQDENQNFHLIADYHVLTTNLDTSDVYNNSIEMLIDWLSAGLNPEKSPMFRQSQIKEHTELNLILGMLISVNRLERNPTVKDQVRDLKIENIIYGHLGYPVLQTADILLYKGEAVPVGEDQVPHIEISREIARRFNNQYGKIFPEPDAMLTNFARLPGLDGGAKMSKSLGNTILLSDPSDEVKTKLKKAVTDPQKVRKGDPGNPDICLIFSYHKKFNLDQIPEINERCRSGQLGCFDCKMRCAQKISTFLEPIQEKRKFYESNIDLVLNILADGEKRGKKVAVETMNEVHDKMKFG is encoded by the coding sequence ATTTTGATGAAGAGAATTTTAAGCGGGATGCGCCCAACGGGGAAACTTCATTTGGGGCATTACGTAGGTGCTTTAGAAAATTGGGTCAAGCTGCAGGATGAAAACCAAAACTTCCACCTGATTGCAGATTATCACGTATTGACCACCAACCTTGATACATCTGATGTATACAATAATTCTATCGAAATGTTGATTGATTGGCTATCCGCAGGGTTGAATCCTGAAAAAAGTCCAATGTTTAGGCAGTCTCAAATAAAAGAACACACAGAATTAAATCTGATACTCGGTATGCTTATCAGTGTAAATCGTCTTGAAAGAAACCCTACGGTTAAAGATCAAGTACGTGATTTGAAAATCGAAAACATAATTTATGGTCATCTTGGTTATCCTGTTTTGCAAACCGCTGACATTCTTCTTTATAAAGGTGAAGCAGTTCCCGTTGGTGAAGACCAAGTCCCTCATATTGAAATCAGTCGGGAGATAGCGAGACGATTTAATAACCAATACGGAAAAATTTTTCCTGAACCGGATGCTATGCTGACAAATTTTGCAAGACTACCCGGACTTGATGGGGGAGCTAAAATGAGTAAATCTCTTGGCAATACGATTTTACTTTCTGATCCGTCTGATGAAGTAAAAACAAAATTAAAAAAAGCTGTTACCGATCCACAGAAAGTAAGAAAAGGTGATCCGGGAAATCCGGATATCTGCCTAATTTTTTCCTATCATAAAAAATTTAATTTAGATCAAATCCCTGAAATAAATGAGAGATGTCGTTCAGGTCAGCTCGGCTGCTTTGATTGTAAAATGAGATGTGCTCAAAAAATTTCCACATTCCTTGAACCAATACAAGAAAAGCGAAAATTTTATGAGAGCAATATTGATCTTGTTCTAAATATTTTAGCCGATGGCGAGAAGCGAGGTAAAAAAGTTGCAGTTGAAACTATGAATGAAGTTCACGACAAAATGAAGTTTGGTTAA
- the lysS gene encoding lysine--tRNA ligase: protein MDNNPQQDLNVLIKRRLEELDELTKLGFETYAYSFEVDSNSETIKNNFVEGSEMNVKIAGRLMALRRMGKASFAHIQDHLGRVQIYLRKDDVGQSYDAFKLMDIGDIIGVEGYVFKTKTGEISVHTKSLQLLAKSIRPLPIPKEVIDENGNKTLFDQFVDKELRYRQRYVDLIVNPQIRNTFYLRSKVVSAIRRLLDSYGYLEVETPILQPLYGGAAARPFITHHNTLDTDLYLRIADELYLKRLIVGGFNGVYEISKDFRNEGMDKTHNPEFTMMELYVPYKDYEWMMRFVEQMFNYICQEVFGKHEFEFENNKINFASPWKRISMVDSLLDKTSLNIVDASVEELHAAAERLQVEVNPNEGKAKLIDELFSVLIQPKLIQPTFVVDYPLEISPLAKKHRTKKGVVERFEVFAAGRELCNAFSELNDPLDQRARFEDQLKMKEAGDEEAHQLDEDFIRAIEYGMPPTAGLGVGIDRLVMLLTNESSIRDVIFFPQMKPEVQ from the coding sequence TTGGATAATAATCCTCAACAGGATCTTAATGTTCTTATAAAACGAAGATTAGAAGAACTTGACGAATTGACAAAACTTGGATTTGAAACATACGCTTATTCATTTGAAGTTGATTCAAATTCTGAAACTATTAAAAATAATTTTGTTGAAGGCAGCGAAATGAATGTCAAAATCGCTGGTCGCTTAATGGCTCTTCGACGCATGGGCAAAGCTTCTTTTGCGCATATTCAGGATCATCTGGGCAGAGTACAAATATATCTTAGAAAGGATGATGTGGGTCAAAGCTATGATGCCTTTAAGCTAATGGATATTGGAGATATTATTGGAGTTGAAGGATATGTTTTTAAAACTAAAACAGGTGAAATTTCTGTACACACAAAATCTTTACAACTTCTCGCTAAATCAATCAGACCTCTGCCAATACCAAAGGAAGTGATTGATGAAAATGGGAACAAAACTTTATTCGATCAATTCGTAGATAAAGAATTACGCTACCGCCAAAGATATGTTGACTTGATAGTTAATCCCCAAATAAGGAATACATTTTATTTGCGAAGTAAAGTTGTTTCTGCCATCAGAAGGCTTTTGGACTCTTACGGATATCTCGAAGTAGAAACTCCAATATTACAACCATTGTACGGCGGGGCTGCAGCAAGACCGTTTATCACGCATCACAATACTCTTGACACTGATTTGTATTTAAGAATTGCCGATGAGTTGTATTTAAAAAGATTAATTGTTGGCGGCTTTAATGGTGTTTATGAAATTTCTAAAGACTTTAGGAATGAAGGAATGGATAAAACCCATAATCCTGAATTTACTATGATGGAACTCTATGTCCCGTATAAAGATTATGAATGGATGATGAGATTCGTCGAACAGATGTTTAATTATATTTGTCAGGAAGTTTTTGGTAAGCACGAATTTGAATTTGAAAATAATAAAATAAATTTTGCCTCACCGTGGAAAAGAATTTCTATGGTAGATTCTTTACTTGACAAAACAAGCCTTAACATTGTAGATGCTTCGGTTGAAGAACTTCACGCGGCAGCTGAAAGACTTCAAGTAGAAGTTAATCCGAATGAAGGTAAAGCAAAATTGATAGACGAATTATTTAGCGTACTAATTCAACCAAAACTAATTCAACCAACTTTCGTTGTTGATTATCCATTGGAAATTTCCCCGCTTGCAAAAAAACATAGAACAAAAAAGGGAGTGGTCGAACGATTCGAGGTTTTTGCCGCCGGAAGAGAATTGTGTAATGCGTTCTCCGAATTAAATGATCCGCTTGATCAACGTGCGCGATTTGAAGATCAATTAAAAATGAAAGAAGCCGGCGATGAAGAAGCACATCAACTTGATGAAGATTTTATTCGCGCTATCGAGTATGGAATGCCCCCGACTGCAGGGTTGGGAGTTGGAATTGATAGATTGGTAATGCTTCTGACAAATGAATCTTCAATTAGAGATGTTATATTCTTCCCGCAAATGAAACCTGAAGTTCAATAA
- the scpB gene encoding SMC-Scp complex subunit ScpB: MDSVYTTVIESLIFSSDEPISSVEIARAIQGIDGEEINIPTEEIEAAVDQLNQHYIQQNISFRIIKVANGFLFATSPETAKYIGYLSSEKSKRRLSQAALETLAIIAYKQPVTKPELESIRGVNSDYIITTLLEKNLITIKGRAESIGRPLLYGTTDQFLIYFGLNKLSDLPKPREIEDIMNDEDFLDQKRKIMMNALEEATEQSLENETENNDQTE; encoded by the coding sequence ATGGATAGTGTCTATACTACAGTTATTGAATCATTAATATTTTCCTCTGACGAGCCTATATCTTCAGTTGAAATTGCAAGAGCAATTCAAGGCATTGATGGTGAAGAAATAAATATTCCCACAGAAGAAATTGAAGCAGCAGTTGATCAGCTCAATCAGCATTATATTCAACAAAATATTTCTTTTAGAATAATAAAAGTAGCTAACGGGTTTTTATTTGCCACCTCCCCTGAAACAGCAAAATACATCGGTTATCTTTCATCCGAAAAAAGTAAAAGAAGATTAAGCCAGGCTGCGCTAGAAACTCTTGCTATCATTGCTTACAAACAACCGGTAACAAAACCAGAACTCGAATCAATCAGAGGAGTAAATTCGGATTATATCATCACTACACTACTCGAAAAAAATCTTATAACAATAAAAGGCAGAGCAGAATCTATTGGTCGTCCTTTACTATATGGAACAACTGATCAGTTCTTGATTTATTTTGGATTAAATAAACTTAGTGATCTACCAAAGCCGCGCGAGATTGAAGATATTATGAATGACGAAGATTTCCTCGATCAAAAGAGAAAAATTATGATGAACGCTTTGGAAGAAGCAACTGAACAATCTCTGGAAAACGAAACGGAAAATAATGATCAGACTGAATAA
- the ggt gene encoding gamma-glutamyltransferase, with protein MLMRTFSKLFLLILSFLLISFFNITQAQRDPVRGRNGMVVTEEKIATQVGLEILKKGGNAVDAAVAIGFTLAVTYPSAGNLGGGGFMVIHLAKGNNITIDFREKAPLAASKNMYIDANGNVNSDLSLFGGSSAGIPGSVAGLLYALDTYGTMKISEVIQPAIDLAVNGFELDYHLAESLENELKYFEQFPSSLKVFTKNGEVYKEGDIIKQPDLGKTLTLIRDFKSDGFYSGEISNLLIKQINSTGGNVSQKDFDEYNVVEREPITSSYRGYDVVSMGPPSAGGLVLSLLLNILENESFSLEQWGSSKYIRLVAEAMKYAYLQRSYAIGDEDFFPVDKERLTSKIFAKEIFNKIISRVTPSAELQDLMIEQKPESFETTHYSVCDKYGNAVSTTTTINSSFGSKMIVDGAGFLLNNEMDDFSSKPGSPNQFGLIGSVANSIEAGKRMLSSMTPTIVLKNNKPFLILGAPGGSTITTAVLQVLINCIDFDMDIQRAIDLPRFHHQFLPDEINFEYFGAAEDVKDNLRSFGFTIGKNITIGRVEGILIKDNIMYGAADPRGHGIAIGF; from the coding sequence ATGTTGATGCGCACATTTTCTAAATTATTTCTTTTAATACTTAGCTTTTTACTTATTTCCTTTTTTAACATTACACAGGCTCAACGAGATCCTGTCCGCGGTAGAAACGGAATGGTTGTGACCGAAGAGAAAATTGCAACGCAAGTCGGACTTGAGATATTAAAGAAAGGCGGAAATGCGGTTGATGCAGCAGTGGCAATTGGCTTTACTTTAGCTGTTACATATCCCTCGGCAGGAAATTTGGGAGGAGGAGGTTTCATGGTGATTCATCTTGCAAAGGGAAATAATATTACGATTGACTTCAGAGAAAAAGCTCCGTTAGCAGCATCAAAAAATATGTACATTGATGCAAACGGAAATGTGAATTCGGATTTAAGTTTATTTGGCGGCTCTTCAGCGGGAATACCGGGAAGTGTTGCGGGATTACTTTATGCTCTTGATACTTATGGAACAATGAAAATATCAGAAGTAATTCAACCAGCGATAGACCTTGCAGTAAACGGGTTTGAACTGGATTATCATCTCGCTGAATCACTTGAAAATGAATTGAAATACTTTGAGCAATTCCCTTCATCTTTGAAAGTGTTTACTAAAAATGGAGAGGTTTACAAGGAAGGGGATATCATTAAACAACCTGATTTGGGAAAAACGCTAACTTTAATTCGTGATTTTAAAAGTGATGGATTTTACAGCGGTGAGATTTCTAACTTATTAATTAAGCAGATAAATTCAACCGGTGGAAATGTTTCACAAAAAGATTTTGATGAATATAATGTTGTTGAAAGAGAACCGATCACCAGTAGCTATCGTGGTTATGATGTTGTTTCGATGGGTCCGCCAAGTGCTGGTGGATTAGTTCTTTCGCTGCTTCTCAATATTTTAGAGAACGAATCATTTAGTTTAGAGCAATGGGGGAGTAGTAAATACATTCGGCTTGTGGCTGAAGCAATGAAATATGCATACCTTCAGCGAAGTTATGCTATCGGTGATGAAGATTTTTTCCCTGTCGATAAAGAAAGACTTACCTCTAAAATATTTGCTAAAGAAATATTTAATAAGATTATTTCCAGAGTAACTCCTTCGGCAGAATTACAAGACTTAATGATTGAACAAAAACCGGAAAGCTTTGAGACTACGCATTATTCAGTGTGTGATAAATATGGAAATGCTGTAAGCACAACAACTACTATTAACTCTTCCTTTGGCTCCAAAATGATTGTTGATGGGGCGGGTTTTTTATTAAATAATGAAATGGATGACTTCAGCAGTAAACCCGGCTCTCCCAATCAATTTGGATTAATTGGCTCAGTGGCAAATTCGATTGAAGCAGGGAAGAGAATGTTGAGTTCAATGACACCAACGATTGTATTAAAAAACAATAAACCATTTTTAATCCTTGGTGCACCGGGTGGTTCCACAATTACAACTGCCGTACTTCAGGTATTAATAAATTGTATTGATTTCGATATGGATATTCAACGTGCTATTGATTTGCCGCGATTTCATCATCAGTTTCTTCCTGATGAGATAAACTTTGAATATTTTGGGGCAGCAGAAGATGTTAAAGATAATCTTCGCTCTTTCGGTTTTACAATTGGCAAAAATATTACTATCGGCAGGGTGGAGGGAATATTGATAAAAGATAATATAATGTATGGCGCCGCCGATCCAAGAGGTCACGGAATTGCTATTGGGTTTTAA
- a CDS encoding DUF2279 domain-containing protein, with amino-acid sequence MKPIGFNILSIIVLLTQFIYGQNLIVKNIPIQFEKLNYSQSFLIDESEDNNYDPLKTEIDYTILGTLSALYLGSGIGMHLYQQKAWWSDQKVPFHFTNDWAYARSIDKVGHFFGTTLLAHAFSAGLEAANFSIEDSYLYSGIAAFAFQMYVEIEDGFGPKWGFSPGDAAADFLGAAFSTSQYYFPYLKNFQMKISYLPSQKFRSGETFSVIDDYEGQKYWLAFRMEELLPESAAKYWPDFLNLAVGYGVDKLDGVGGGDSEFYLGLDFDAEQIPLHGEFWQFIKNTLNYIHFPLPGIRISPNAAFLAFAF; translated from the coding sequence ATGAAGCCAATTGGTTTTAATATTTTGAGTATAATTGTATTATTAACACAATTCATTTATGGTCAAAATTTAATTGTAAAGAATATTCCAATCCAATTTGAGAAACTGAATTACAGCCAAAGTTTTTTAATAGATGAATCAGAAGATAATAATTATGATCCATTGAAAACTGAAATTGATTATACAATTTTAGGAACTTTAAGTGCGCTGTATCTGGGTTCAGGAATTGGGATGCACCTATATCAACAGAAAGCCTGGTGGAGCGACCAGAAGGTACCTTTCCACTTTACAAATGACTGGGCGTATGCTCGGTCAATTGACAAAGTTGGACACTTTTTTGGAACCACTCTTCTTGCGCATGCTTTTTCTGCCGGTCTGGAAGCTGCTAACTTTTCGATTGAAGACTCATATCTATATTCTGGTATCGCCGCTTTTGCTTTTCAGATGTACGTTGAAATTGAAGATGGGTTTGGACCAAAGTGGGGTTTCAGTCCTGGTGATGCTGCTGCTGATTTTTTAGGTGCAGCATTCAGCACCAGCCAATATTATTTCCCATATTTAAAAAACTTTCAAATGAAAATCTCTTATCTGCCATCACAAAAATTTCGCAGTGGAGAAACGTTTAGCGTAATTGATGATTACGAAGGGCAGAAATATTGGTTAGCATTCAGAATGGAAGAGCTGCTTCCTGAATCTGCTGCAAAATACTGGCCTGATTTTCTTAATCTGGCTGTAGGTTATGGTGTTGATAAGTTGGATGGCGTTGGGGGTGGGGATTCCGAATTCTATTTAGGATTAGATTTCGACGCAGAACAGATTCCACTTCATGGTGAATTCTGGCAATTTATTAAGAATACACTTAACTATATTCACTTTCCATTGCCGGGAATCAGAATTTCACCGAATGCTGCATTTCTTGCTTTTGCATTTTGA
- a CDS encoding rRNA pseudouridine synthase: MRLNKYIADCGIASRRKAEEFINEGRVTINDKVIVDLTFKVDLEKDKVELDGELLKPSSHVYFLLNKPKGIISSTIDEKKRITVIDLIKTKEKIYPVGRLDFNTTGVLILTNDGEFKNFLTHPKNNIARVYEVRLEKPLTDEDRKKLLKGIYLDNKRGKFAIINFPKPRDRKSVEVTAMEGRNHFVKDMFRALGYNVIQLNRKSFGGLTADIPVGEYRKLSQSEVESLRKKNVK, encoded by the coding sequence ATCAGACTGAATAAATATATTGCGGATTGCGGTATTGCATCGCGAAGAAAAGCTGAAGAGTTTATTAACGAAGGCAGGGTTACTATAAACGACAAAGTCATAGTTGATCTTACTTTCAAAGTTGATTTAGAAAAGGACAAGGTTGAGCTTGATGGTGAATTACTAAAACCATCTTCTCATGTTTATTTTCTTTTAAATAAACCCAAAGGCATTATTTCTTCCACGATAGATGAAAAGAAAAGAATAACGGTTATTGATCTAATTAAAACTAAAGAAAAAATTTATCCGGTTGGTAGATTAGATTTTAACACAACAGGTGTTTTAATATTAACAAACGATGGCGAGTTTAAAAATTTCTTGACTCATCCTAAAAATAATATTGCCCGCGTATACGAAGTAAGGCTTGAGAAACCATTGACAGATGAAGATAGAAAAAAATTGCTGAAAGGGATTTATCTTGATAACAAAAGAGGAAAATTTGCTATAATCAATTTTCCAAAACCGCGCGATAGAAAATCTGTTGAAGTAACAGCGATGGAAGGCAGAAATCATTTTGTCAAAGATATGTTCAGAGCTTTAGGGTATAATGTAATCCAGTTAAACAGAAAAAGTTTTGGCGGATTGACAGCAGATATACCGGTAGGTGAGTACCGGAAACTTTCTCAATCAGAAGTTGAATCTTTAAGAAAGAAAAATGTTAAATAA
- a CDS encoding MCE family protein, with translation MKDQRKTEIKVGITVIIGIIIFIWILGWAKNFSLSSNENIIDVRFKNVSGLEIGDAVTVNGVRKGYVDDMVVNSESVNIKLRIDNSIQLKRDASFSISMLDLMGGKKVDIIPGISLEPFNYDVQHEGTFNSDIPALMTLVGSYQVELTNIITETGTALTSLNKYLTDPQINSDLKNSLSNLNSLLVDVKKVLNENDQNISKLMQNSVELTEEAKSFITQNKDGITSSLTDLKTLLAKSDSLVSKFDRITDETTAQQNNLGKMLYDEELLKSIKNTLTQLEELTKIILHQVQNEGINVDAHIF, from the coding sequence ATGAAAGACCAGCGTAAAACAGAAATCAAAGTTGGCATAACAGTCATAATTGGAATAATTATTTTCATCTGGATTTTAGGGTGGGCTAAAAATTTCAGTCTTTCATCCAATGAAAATATAATTGATGTCAGATTTAAGAATGTCAGTGGACTTGAAATTGGAGATGCTGTTACAGTCAATGGCGTTCGTAAAGGATATGTTGATGATATGGTTGTAAATTCAGAAAGCGTAAATATTAAACTTAGAATTGATAATTCGATTCAGTTAAAAAGAGATGCGTCTTTCAGTATTTCAATGCTTGACCTTATGGGAGGGAAAAAAGTTGATATTATCCCTGGAATATCTTTAGAACCTTTTAATTATGATGTTCAACACGAGGGGACTTTTAATTCTGACATACCAGCGTTGATGACACTGGTTGGCTCTTATCAAGTAGAATTGACAAACATAATTACTGAAACAGGTACAGCACTTACTTCTTTAAATAAATATCTAACCGATCCTCAAATAAATAGTGATTTAAAAAATTCGCTTTCTAATCTTAATTCACTTTTGGTTGATGTCAAAAAGGTGCTGAATGAAAATGACCAAAATATTTCTAAACTAATGCAGAACTCAGTTGAACTAACCGAAGAGGCAAAATCATTTATAACACAAAATAAAGATGGAATTACTTCCTCTTTAACTGATCTGAAAACCCTGCTTGCTAAAAGTGATTCGCTGGTTTCTAAATTCGATAGAATTACTGATGAGACAACCGCTCAACAAAATAATCTGGGTAAAATGCTTTACGATGAGGAGCTGTTAAAAAGTATTAAAAACACTTTAACACAACTCGAGGAGTTAACCAAAATTATCCTGCATCAAGTGCAGAATGAAGGGATTAATGTTGATGCGCACATTTTCTAA